From Roseovarius sp. EL26, the proteins below share one genomic window:
- a CDS encoding HD domain-containing protein produces the protein MSKPDIESLNRDNIVDFIGSIFDRRGGEEYLGEPVTMGEHMLQGATIAEQNGQSEEIIVGALLHDIGHFTSEFGTFSMDDTEDRHHEDAGAEVLERFFPSVITDCCRYHVAAKRYLCAAKPEYFDRLSEASVHSLNLQGGPMKAEEVAEFEANPNFKKIVAVRYLDDAGKRDGMETPDFWHFAPMVQRMVDLHCTEAVQ, from the coding sequence ATGAGTAAACCGGATATCGAAAGCCTGAACCGCGATAACATCGTCGATTTCATCGGGTCGATCTTTGATCGACGCGGTGGAGAGGAATACCTTGGTGAACCTGTCACTATGGGTGAACACATGCTGCAAGGCGCGACGATTGCCGAACAAAACGGCCAGTCTGAAGAAATCATCGTTGGCGCGCTTTTGCATGACATCGGGCATTTCACGTCCGAGTTTGGCACCTTTAGCATGGACGACACCGAGGACCGGCATCATGAGGATGCCGGGGCAGAGGTGTTGGAGCGGTTTTTTCCCAGTGTGATCACCGACTGTTGCCGCTACCACGTGGCGGCCAAGCGGTATCTCTGCGCGGCTAAGCCAGAGTATTTTGACCGGCTAAGTGAGGCCTCAGTGCATTCCCTGAACCTGCAGGGTGGCCCGATGAAAGCAGAGGAAGTGGCTGAATTTGAAGCCAATCCAAACTTCAAAAAAATCGTGGCCGTGCGGTATTTGGATGACGCGGGCAAACGCGATGGGATGGAAACACCTGACTTTTGGCATTTTGCACCAATGGTGCAGCGGATGGTCGATCTGCATTGCACGGAGGCCGTCCAATGA
- a CDS encoding FAD-dependent oxidoreductase, with translation MPEIQKEESTGAKKLPSHAKVVVIGGGVVGCSILFHLAKFGWKDAVLLERDELTSGSSWHAAGQIHTISSDPNISRLQGYTIDLYKEIEETSGHSVGLHMTGGFYAASNKTWYDYLKRERSKARYMGLDQEFISPKELAERHPLIDTSQYYAALWDDQDGDLDPSGATYAFAKAAKVHGAQYFTHCAATKTEQRADGTWDVTTPKGVINAEHIVNCGGLWAREVGHMQGINIPVQPMEHHYLITDAIPEIVERMKPGGAGRLPAGIDYEANIYFRQERQGMLLGTYEPKGTPWKVGGTPWDFGHELLAPDLDRIADRLELAFERIPTIGNAGIKDAINGPFTFGPDGNPMIGPVPGMKNYWCAVGVMAGFCQGGGVGLTMAEWMIDGEPSIDVWAMDVARFGDWATPDWGTVKSTENYERRFVMTFPNETLPKGRLQKTTALYDRLLAKGALMGQGFGLENALWFADSPEDAHEEPTFQRNRSHDYVAREVKAVREAVGGIEIANFAKHEFKGAGARAYLDRTLAGYVPKPGRLTLTPMLTPAGKLYGDLTVACLSEEHFILFGSGAMQEAHRRWFEKDLPADVSYENVSDDWHGIALSGPKSRELLQRICRDDVSAEAFKFRDLRQTYVGGVPVILNRISFSGELGYEIYCKPQYLIKLSEAIEEAGDDLGYRWYGARALMSMRLEKSWGVWTLDFRPDFNAVESGMDVFINWKKDFVGKEATQKFRDEGVTRKLVALTIEVDGIDVSNDEAVLSDGAAVGYISSGGYAHHAGKSMAMAYVNSDHAEAGSKLQIEILGEMYDAEVLGAPIYDANGANMRA, from the coding sequence ATGCCTGAGATTCAAAAAGAGGAAAGCACTGGCGCCAAAAAACTGCCATCGCACGCCAAGGTGGTGGTGATTGGTGGTGGCGTTGTTGGCTGTTCGATCCTGTTCCATCTTGCCAAGTTTGGTTGGAAAGATGCTGTTCTGTTGGAGCGCGATGAGCTGACCTCCGGGTCCAGCTGGCACGCGGCCGGTCAGATCCACACCATCAGCTCGGATCCCAACATCAGCCGCCTGCAGGGCTATACCATAGACCTGTATAAAGAGATCGAGGAAACCTCAGGCCATTCTGTGGGCCTGCACATGACCGGTGGATTTTACGCAGCGTCGAACAAGACGTGGTATGACTACCTCAAACGGGAACGCTCCAAAGCGCGCTACATGGGGTTGGATCAAGAGTTCATTAGCCCCAAGGAACTGGCGGAGCGGCATCCGCTGATCGACACCAGCCAGTACTATGCGGCGCTGTGGGATGATCAGGATGGCGATCTTGATCCGTCCGGTGCGACCTATGCTTTTGCCAAGGCGGCAAAGGTCCACGGCGCGCAGTACTTCACGCACTGCGCGGCGACAAAAACCGAGCAACGCGCTGATGGCACTTGGGATGTGACAACCCCCAAGGGTGTGATCAACGCCGAGCATATCGTTAACTGTGGGGGTCTATGGGCGCGCGAAGTTGGCCATATGCAGGGCATCAATATCCCGGTGCAGCCAATGGAGCACCACTATCTGATCACCGATGCGATTCCTGAAATTGTGGAACGCATGAAGCCGGGCGGCGCGGGTCGCTTGCCGGCTGGGATCGACTACGAGGCCAACATCTATTTCCGTCAGGAACGCCAAGGTATGCTGCTGGGCACCTATGAGCCCAAAGGCACTCCGTGGAAAGTTGGTGGTACGCCTTGGGATTTCGGTCACGAACTGTTGGCACCTGATCTGGACCGGATTGCCGACCGGCTTGAACTGGCGTTTGAACGCATCCCTACTATTGGCAACGCCGGCATCAAGGATGCGATCAATGGGCCGTTTACCTTTGGCCCTGACGGCAACCCGATGATCGGGCCGGTTCCGGGCATGAAAAACTACTGGTGTGCCGTGGGCGTCATGGCCGGTTTCTGTCAGGGTGGTGGCGTTGGACTGACCATGGCGGAATGGATGATTGATGGTGAGCCATCAATTGACGTCTGGGCCATGGATGTGGCGCGCTTTGGTGATTGGGCGACACCCGATTGGGGCACCGTGAAGTCGACTGAGAACTACGAACGTCGTTTTGTGATGACCTTTCCGAACGAGACCCTGCCAAAGGGCCGTTTGCAGAAAACCACCGCACTCTATGATCGCTTACTCGCCAAAGGTGCGTTGATGGGGCAGGGCTTTGGTCTTGAAAACGCCCTGTGGTTTGCCGACAGCCCTGAAGACGCACACGAAGAGCCAACATTCCAGCGCAACCGTAGCCACGATTATGTCGCGCGTGAGGTTAAAGCCGTGCGCGAAGCGGTTGGTGGCATCGAGATCGCGAACTTTGCCAAGCATGAGTTCAAGGGTGCCGGTGCACGCGCCTATCTGGATCGCACCTTGGCCGGCTATGTGCCAAAGCCGGGCCGCTTGACACTGACGCCAATGCTGACCCCTGCCGGTAAGCTCTATGGTGACCTGACCGTGGCCTGCCTAAGCGAAGAGCACTTCATTTTGTTCGGCTCTGGCGCAATGCAAGAGGCACACCGTCGCTGGTTTGAGAAAGATCTGCCAGCGGATGTGTCGTATGAAAACGTCTCGGACGACTGGCACGGGATTGCGCTCTCAGGACCAAAATCACGCGAACTGTTGCAGCGGATTTGCCGGGATGACGTCTCGGCGGAGGCGTTCAAGTTCCGCGATCTGCGTCAGACCTACGTTGGCGGCGTGCCGGTGATCCTGAACCGGATCAGCTTCTCGGGCGAGCTGGGGTATGAGATTTATTGCAAGCCGCAGTACCTAATCAAACTCTCTGAGGCGATTGAAGAGGCGGGCGACGATCTGGGCTATCGCTGGTACGGCGCGCGGGCGCTGATGTCGATGCGCCTTGAGAAAAGCTGGGGCGTCTGGACGCTTGATTTCCGTCCTGATTTCAACGCGGTTGAATCTGGCATGGATGTCTTCATCAACTGGAAGAAGGACTTTGTTGGCAAGGAAGCGACGCAGAAATTCCGCGATGAAGGTGTGACGCGAAAGTTGGTGGCGCTGACCATTGAGGTTGATGGCATCGACGTCAGCAACGATGAGGCGGTGCTTAGCGATGGCGCGGCTGTGGGATATATCTCCTCAGGCGGATATGCCCACCATGCAGGCAAATCCATGGCTATGGCCTATGTCAACTCAGACCACGCCGAGGCCGGTTCCAAGCTGCAGATCGAGATCCTAGGCGAGATGTATGATGCCGAGGTACTGGGTGCACCTATATATGACGCCAACGGCGCGAACATGCGCGCCTAA
- a CDS encoding FAD-dependent oxidoreductase, translating to MSTFPRLLEPLTLRHKVLRNRITFGAHTANMSAGGLPGEQFGAYLLERAIGGAGMIVAEPVPVHRTGVLTRGNFVAEDDAVIPAFRKIVEPVQDAGAVVLQQLYHIGAHGDSDLSYQPHWGPSGLPSYHDSDGSHAMNEREIEEMIAAFIAAAVRCQKAGFDGVEIWAAYHSLLEQFWTPWSNRRDDQWGGSLENRTRMSMRILEGIRRACGENFIVGLSVSHSEAPVLSTIEELTEIVALHDATGHLDYVTCGSGGFLDYENLMPTFAVGEKLTVSATQVLKQELKHAKVQSESGIRTPENAETVLSSGEVDLVAIVRGQIADPHLARKVAEGRAEDIRGCISCNQMCWGRRSRDYWISCLINPSVGREHEWGGDRFAKTDTPKKVLVVGAGPAGLEAARVAAECGHTVEVHEASSMIGGQFRLAGEQPRRAQILDLMDWYERQFEKLGVKLVLNSYLDADDLTDIAFDEVILATGSLPDEDAAQRWVPQLGVLPGLKHGNVYAPEEVMRREARLGDSVIVYDEGGNMRGVGTAWHLAEMGKQVVLVTPDPLVGKELARTSADIPIRARLARLGVAFHTESAVAAWHGRGATVRNLLDDTEQEIAASALVMATTNRSFDPISVEISDLNPVLIGDAAAPRQAPYAFYEGRKAGLQIGGKL from the coding sequence ATGAGTACATTTCCACGCCTGCTGGAACCATTGACACTGCGCCATAAGGTGCTGCGCAATCGGATCACGTTTGGCGCGCATACGGCGAATATGTCTGCGGGCGGCCTGCCCGGGGAACAGTTCGGGGCATATTTGCTGGAGCGGGCCATTGGTGGTGCAGGCATGATCGTGGCAGAGCCCGTGCCGGTGCACCGCACAGGCGTCCTGACCCGTGGAAATTTCGTGGCCGAGGACGATGCGGTTATTCCTGCGTTTCGCAAGATTGTGGAACCGGTGCAGGACGCAGGTGCAGTTGTATTGCAGCAGCTTTACCACATTGGCGCGCATGGTGACTCTGATCTTAGTTATCAACCGCATTGGGGGCCATCGGGCCTGCCTAGCTATCACGACAGTGACGGAAGTCACGCGATGAATGAGCGAGAGATCGAAGAGATGATTGCAGCCTTCATCGCGGCGGCGGTGCGGTGCCAGAAGGCCGGCTTTGACGGGGTAGAGATCTGGGCGGCCTATCATTCATTACTGGAGCAGTTTTGGACACCTTGGAGCAACCGACGTGATGATCAATGGGGCGGATCGCTAGAAAACCGGACCCGCATGTCGATGCGTATTCTGGAAGGTATCCGTCGCGCCTGCGGAGAGAATTTCATCGTTGGGTTATCTGTCAGTCATTCGGAGGCCCCTGTACTTAGCACGATTGAAGAACTGACAGAAATTGTGGCGTTGCATGATGCGACAGGCCATCTGGATTATGTCACTTGCGGGTCAGGTGGCTTTCTCGATTACGAAAACCTGATGCCAACTTTTGCGGTTGGGGAGAAGTTGACGGTTTCAGCCACGCAAGTGCTGAAACAAGAGCTCAAACATGCCAAGGTGCAGTCTGAAAGCGGTATTCGCACGCCAGAGAATGCAGAAACAGTTCTAAGTTCGGGCGAGGTGGATCTTGTTGCAATCGTGCGCGGGCAAATCGCCGACCCACATCTGGCGCGCAAAGTGGCAGAGGGTCGGGCGGAAGACATCCGTGGCTGTATATCGTGCAACCAGATGTGTTGGGGGCGGCGCTCAAGAGACTACTGGATTTCGTGTTTGATCAACCCCTCTGTGGGACGTGAGCATGAATGGGGTGGTGATCGGTTTGCCAAGACCGATACTCCGAAAAAGGTGTTGGTTGTCGGCGCTGGTCCGGCTGGGTTGGAGGCAGCACGTGTGGCGGCGGAATGCGGGCACACCGTTGAAGTTCACGAAGCCTCGAGCATGATCGGTGGCCAGTTCCGGCTGGCAGGTGAGCAACCGCGCCGGGCGCAAATTTTAGATTTGATGGATTGGTATGAGCGTCAGTTTGAGAAACTTGGCGTGAAGTTGGTACTGAACTCCTATCTGGATGCAGATGATCTGACAGATATTGCTTTCGATGAGGTGATATTGGCCACAGGCTCTTTGCCGGACGAAGACGCCGCACAACGCTGGGTGCCGCAGCTTGGGGTCTTGCCGGGGTTGAAGCATGGCAATGTCTATGCCCCCGAAGAGGTGATGCGTCGAGAAGCCCGGTTGGGCGATAGCGTGATTGTCTACGACGAAGGCGGGAATATGCGCGGTGTTGGCACTGCGTGGCATTTGGCTGAGATGGGCAAACAAGTGGTGCTGGTCACGCCGGATCCGTTGGTGGGGAAGGAACTGGCCCGCACCAGTGCGGATATCCCGATCCGGGCACGATTGGCGCGCCTAGGCGTGGCGTTTCACACCGAAAGCGCTGTCGCGGCATGGCATGGGCGGGGTGCAACCGTACGTAATTTGTTGGATGATACTGAGCAGGAGATCGCAGCCTCGGCGCTGGTCATGGCCACAACCAATCGGTCCTTCGATCCGATCTCGGTAGAGATCTCTGACTTGAACCCGGTTCTAATTGGTGATGCGGCGGCACCACGACAAGCGCCCTATGCATTTTATGAGGGCCGCAAGGCCGGTCTACAGATAGGAGGTAAGTTATGA
- a CDS encoding ureidoglycolate lyase → MNAPEYIFEASSKPSLPWHEVPLIRATDKSVEGYGCLVDDPDTFEIAITRWPQQGWRPIDQGTGDEGGYVEGVFKGTWQGDVLYGENEAVNGNYVLGWSTDPQQAKLEAQTAPRDQVLLWHMNYHPDGGQMFWPIDNKPFIVPVALPGDNLTPDKVVAFWCEGDKGLYIHAGIWHEGIFPVEDNQRFLDRQGAVHARVSADIGQEFGVYLSCPLDPSKIKDL, encoded by the coding sequence ATGAACGCCCCTGAATATATCTTTGAAGCCTCCAGCAAGCCATCATTACCATGGCACGAGGTGCCGCTCATTCGTGCGACCGATAAAAGCGTCGAAGGCTATGGCTGCCTAGTCGATGATCCGGATACGTTTGAGATTGCCATCACCCGCTGGCCACAGCAGGGGTGGCGCCCGATTGATCAGGGCACCGGTGATGAAGGCGGCTATGTTGAGGGCGTGTTCAAAGGGACTTGGCAGGGTGATGTGCTTTACGGTGAGAACGAGGCCGTCAACGGCAACTACGTTCTGGGCTGGTCCACGGATCCACAGCAGGCCAAGCTTGAGGCACAAACCGCACCGCGGGATCAGGTTCTGCTCTGGCATATGAACTATCACCCCGACGGCGGGCAGATGTTCTGGCCCATCGACAACAAACCCTTCATAGTGCCTGTAGCCTTGCCGGGGGACAATCTGACCCCGGATAAGGTGGTGGCTTTTTGGTGTGAGGGCGACAAAGGTCTATATATCCACGCTGGAATCTGGCACGAGGGGATTTTCCCGGTTGAAGATAACCAACGGTTTCTGGACCGTCAGGGGGCTGTACACGCCCGCGTCAGCGCCGATATTGGTCAGGAATTTGGGGTCTATCTGTCCTGTCCACTCGATCCCTCCAAAATCAAAGATCTGTAA
- a CDS encoding 8-oxoguanine deaminase: MPETLIRNADTILTMDDDRRELAGADILMRDGVIIEIGYSLETKGEIHDTKGCAVTPGLINTHHHLYQSLTKAVPGGQDALLFGWLQTLYPIWSRFGPEEMFVSAQIGLAELALSGCTLSSDHLYLYPNGSRLDDTIAAAQKIGLRFHPTRGAMSIGESDGGLPPDSLVEREDAILEDSIRVIDAFHDPSEGSMVRVGLAPCSPFSVSRDLMRDAALLARDKKVMLHTHLAENEEDIAYSEHKFGCRPGQYAEDLGWTGSDVWHAHCVKLDGKEIDLFARSGTGVAHCPCSNCRLGSGIAPVRQMRDAGVKVGLGVDGSASNDNGNLIAEARQSMLLQRVASGADAMSAREALEIATRGGADVLNRPDCGRLAVGKRADIAIWDVSGIESAGSWDPAALLLAGPTKVKHLFIEGRQVVRDGHITTIDLPRVIERQNQLALNLQERSGP, translated from the coding sequence ATGCCCGAAACCCTGATCCGCAATGCCGACACAATCCTGACAATGGATGATGATCGCCGCGAGCTTGCTGGCGCTGACATCCTGATGCGAGATGGCGTAATTATCGAAATCGGGTATAGCCTTGAAACCAAAGGTGAAATTCACGATACCAAAGGCTGTGCTGTCACGCCCGGGCTGATCAATACCCACCACCACCTTTACCAGTCCCTGACCAAAGCTGTTCCCGGCGGGCAAGATGCGTTGTTGTTCGGCTGGCTGCAGACGCTCTATCCGATTTGGTCCCGTTTTGGCCCCGAAGAAATGTTTGTCTCCGCCCAGATCGGTTTGGCAGAATTGGCCTTGTCCGGCTGTACGCTCAGCTCGGACCACCTCTATCTATATCCCAACGGTTCACGTCTGGATGACACCATTGCAGCAGCGCAAAAAATCGGCCTGCGCTTCCACCCTACGCGCGGAGCGATGAGCATTGGCGAAAGCGACGGAGGCCTACCACCCGACAGTTTGGTCGAACGCGAAGATGCCATACTGGAAGATTCCATTCGTGTGATCGATGCCTTTCATGATCCGTCAGAGGGATCAATGGTCAGGGTTGGCTTGGCCCCCTGCTCGCCATTTTCTGTCAGCCGTGACCTGATGCGTGATGCCGCCTTGTTGGCGCGCGACAAGAAGGTAATGCTGCACACGCATTTAGCGGAGAATGAAGAAGATATCGCCTATTCTGAGCACAAATTCGGCTGCCGTCCGGGACAATATGCCGAGGATCTTGGCTGGACCGGATCGGACGTCTGGCACGCCCATTGTGTTAAACTCGATGGCAAGGAGATTGATCTTTTTGCCCGCAGCGGCACTGGGGTCGCGCACTGCCCGTGCTCCAACTGTCGGCTGGGCAGCGGGATTGCGCCAGTACGCCAAATGCGGGATGCCGGGGTCAAAGTCGGGCTTGGTGTGGATGGCTCTGCAAGTAACGACAACGGCAATCTGATTGCTGAGGCGCGCCAGTCAATGCTGTTACAACGCGTCGCGAGCGGGGCCGATGCCATGTCAGCCCGCGAGGCACTTGAGATTGCGACACGCGGTGGGGCGGATGTTTTGAACCGACCCGATTGTGGCCGTCTAGCCGTGGGAAAACGCGCCGACATTGCAATCTGGGATGTCTCGGGCATTGAAAGCGCAGGCAGTTGGGACCCTGCCGCCCTACTGCTGGCTGGACCGACAAAGGTTAAACACCTCTTTATCGAGGGTCGTCAGGTCGTACGAGATGGACATATCACCACGATCGACCTGCCACGCGTAATCGAGCGCCAGAACCAACTGGCACTCAATCTGCAGGAACGTTCAGGGCCTTAG
- a CDS encoding alkaline phosphatase family protein codes for MTKTCLIIVDGLRYDTALSDCGYLQAAVEAGHARLWKMQSELPTISAPLYETIHTGLPPVEHGIIGNEMIRPSNKPNLFSILKQADRVTGAVAHCYYHTLYGGSSFDPFEHGEINNPDAPVPHARYYSMEGYCPENSAMPAEVDMCAQVWGIARDHAPDYLLFHTSSCDTLGHWFGGESSEYRIQASKVDIALARLIPRLREAGYEVFVTADHGINSDHHHAGDQPELRQVPFYVFSDKVDAPAGDVLDQKSIAPTVLKLLGMDVPETMRAQTLC; via the coding sequence ATGACCAAAACCTGCCTGATTATCGTCGATGGCCTGCGCTATGACACGGCCCTGTCGGATTGCGGATACTTGCAAGCCGCAGTAGAGGCTGGCCATGCCCGCCTGTGGAAAATGCAAAGCGAGCTGCCGACCATTTCCGCGCCCTTGTATGAGACGATCCATACCGGCCTGCCGCCAGTGGAGCATGGGATCATCGGCAATGAAATGATCCGACCCTCCAACAAACCTAACCTGTTTTCGATCTTGAAACAGGCGGATCGTGTGACCGGGGCGGTGGCGCATTGCTATTATCATACGCTCTATGGTGGGTCGTCTTTTGACCCGTTCGAGCATGGTGAGATTAATAACCCGGATGCCCCCGTGCCGCATGCGCGATACTATTCGATGGAAGGCTACTGTCCGGAAAACTCTGCTATGCCGGCCGAGGTGGACATGTGTGCACAGGTTTGGGGGATCGCGCGCGATCATGCGCCGGACTATCTGCTGTTCCACACGTCCAGCTGTGACACGCTGGGGCATTGGTTCGGTGGGGAATCTTCAGAATACCGGATTCAGGCCAGCAAGGTGGACATCGCCCTTGCCCGCCTGATCCCCCGCCTGCGTGAAGCTGGGTATGAGGTGTTTGTCACGGCCGATCACGGCATCAATTCCGACCACCACCACGCCGGAGATCAACCGGAACTGCGCCAAGTACCGTTCTATGTGTTCAGCGATAAAGTTGATGCGCCTGCGGGTGATGTGCTGGATCAAAAGTCCATTGCCCCAACCGTTCTGAAACTGCTGGGTATGGATGTGCCCGAAACCATGCGGGCGCAAACTCTGTGCTAA
- a CDS encoding malonyl-CoA synthase: MYANNHLLSQLSAAAPVGKTFATRPGLPDVTYGDLFAGAERMAATLARLGVAPGDRVAVQVSKSIEAIQLYLGTVMAGGVFLPLNTAYTGAELTYFFGDATPTVIVCDPARLDEITPLSGGASVLTLAGDGSGTLTEESNAQLSVFNSVSRSPDDLAAILYTSGTTGRSKGAMLSHNNLSSNSATLRDYWKFTPDDVLIHALPIFHTHGLFVATNVALLAGASVHFLPGFDADAIIKAMPTSTSLMGVPTFYTRLLDHPGLTPEATQSMRLFISGSAPLLVETHERWEAKTGHRILERYGMTETNMSTSNPYNGERCAGTVGFPLPSIELRIMQDGKEVPNGEIGVLEVRGPNVFQGYWKMPEKTAEELRADGWFITGDQGLIDDRGYVTIVGREKDMVITGGFNVYPKEIESLIDDISGVKESAVIGLPHPDFGEGIVAVIVRDDEALIEDHIAFSLEGQVARFKQPKAIKFLPELPRNTMGKVQKKALREQFKDLFAS; the protein is encoded by the coding sequence CTGTACGCAAATAATCACCTGCTCAGCCAGCTCTCTGCCGCCGCTCCGGTAGGTAAAACCTTTGCAACGCGCCCGGGCTTGCCTGATGTCACCTACGGCGATCTTTTCGCCGGGGCCGAACGCATGGCCGCCACTCTGGCGCGGCTGGGTGTGGCCCCCGGTGATCGCGTTGCCGTGCAAGTATCCAAGTCAATCGAGGCCATCCAGCTTTACCTTGGCACCGTCATGGCGGGGGGCGTGTTTCTCCCTCTGAACACCGCATATACCGGCGCGGAACTGACCTATTTCTTTGGCGATGCCACTCCCACCGTGATTGTCTGCGATCCAGCGCGTCTGGACGAGATTACCCCTCTCTCAGGAGGCGCTTCCGTGCTCACCTTGGCGGGCGACGGCAGTGGCACACTGACAGAAGAATCAAATGCGCAACTATCTGTTTTTAATTCAGTTTCACGCTCTCCGGATGACCTCGCCGCGATCCTCTACACCTCTGGCACCACGGGCCGCTCCAAGGGCGCGATGCTCAGCCATAACAACCTGTCGTCGAACTCCGCCACCCTGCGAGACTACTGGAAATTCACCCCAGATGATGTGTTGATCCACGCCCTGCCAATCTTCCACACCCACGGCTTGTTCGTGGCCACCAACGTGGCCCTTCTGGCCGGGGCCTCGGTGCATTTTCTGCCCGGCTTTGACGCCGATGCCATCATCAAGGCCATGCCCACGTCAACTTCCCTAATGGGCGTGCCCACCTTCTACACTCGTCTATTGGACCATCCAGGCCTCACGCCCGAGGCCACCCAAAGCATGCGCCTCTTCATCTCCGGCTCCGCGCCGCTCTTGGTCGAAACCCACGAACGTTGGGAGGCTAAAACAGGCCACAGAATCCTCGAACGTTACGGTATGACCGAAACCAACATGAGCACCTCGAACCCCTACAACGGAGAACGCTGCGCGGGCACGGTGGGATTCCCACTGCCCAGTATTGAGTTACGTATCATGCAAGACGGTAAAGAAGTTCCTAATGGCGAGATTGGTGTGCTCGAGGTGCGCGGTCCCAATGTGTTCCAAGGTTATTGGAAAATGCCCGAAAAAACCGCTGAAGAACTACGTGCTGATGGCTGGTTTATCACTGGGGATCAAGGGCTTATAGATGATCGCGGCTATGTCACCATTGTTGGCCGTGAAAAGGATATGGTCATCACAGGTGGCTTCAATGTCTACCCAAAAGAGATCGAAAGCCTGATTGATGACATCAGCGGCGTGAAGGAATCCGCAGTCATAGGCCTGCCACACCCCGATTTTGGTGAGGGTATCGTCGCTGTGATTGTTCGTGACGACGAGGCCCTGATCGAGGATCACATTGCCTTCTCTCTTGAGGGACAGGTCGCCCGCTTTAAGCAACCTAAAGCGATAAAATTTCTCCCCGAACTCCCCCGCAACACCATGGGCAAAGTTCAGAAAAAAGCGCTGCGTGAGCAATTCAAGGATCTGTTCGCCTCGTAG
- a CDS encoding TauD/TfdA family dioxygenase — MNAVEIINEGRAIRLIAGPDEARFHAMWLRDNAWDSETRAPGNGQRLIALRDIPADTHVADAKVDGDQVIVTFAPEGREIAFDSAWLMDHAYDRSDVRAAGWTGDNIEPWTAKLQTAVPTGDFQELAKGGDALRDWLGAVTRYGFGKLENGPIKDGALFDVVDLFGFVRDTNYGKHFEVRTEVNPTNLAFTGLGLQAHTDNPYRDPVPSIQVLYCLESSAAGGENMVVDGFAAALRLREENEEYFRVLSQYCARFEYAGEEGVCLQSRRPMIELAPDGELVGVRFNNRSLAAVTDVPFEQMETYYAAYRRLGEIIDGPDMEVTFRLEPGESFIVDNTRVLHARKAYSGTGTRWFQGCYADMDGLRSTYASLAQQTGMAAE, encoded by the coding sequence ATGAATGCCGTAGAAATTATTAACGAAGGTCGTGCGATTCGGCTGATAGCCGGGCCAGATGAGGCGCGGTTTCATGCCATGTGGCTGCGGGACAACGCATGGGATTCCGAGACCCGTGCACCCGGCAACGGCCAGCGCCTGATCGCACTGCGCGATATTCCGGCTGACACGCATGTTGCAGATGCGAAAGTGGACGGCGATCAGGTCATCGTGACATTTGCACCCGAAGGGCGCGAAATTGCGTTTGATTCGGCATGGCTGATGGATCACGCTTATGATCGATCTGATGTGCGTGCTGCCGGTTGGACAGGTGACAATATTGAGCCATGGACTGCGAAACTTCAGACTGCTGTGCCAACAGGCGACTTTCAGGAACTTGCCAAAGGTGGGGACGCCCTGAGGGATTGGCTGGGGGCTGTGACACGTTATGGCTTTGGCAAGCTAGAAAATGGCCCGATCAAAGATGGGGCTTTGTTCGATGTGGTCGATCTGTTCGGCTTTGTCCGCGACACCAACTACGGTAAACATTTCGAGGTGCGCACCGAAGTAAACCCAACCAATCTGGCCTTCACCGGGCTGGGCCTTCAGGCGCATACCGACAACCCTTATCGCGACCCGGTTCCGTCAATTCAGGTGCTCTATTGCCTTGAAAGCTCGGCTGCGGGTGGTGAAAACATGGTGGTTGATGGGTTTGCCGCCGCGCTGCGCCTGCGCGAAGAAAATGAGGAGTACTTCCGCGTTCTAAGCCAATATTGTGCGCGGTTTGAATACGCGGGTGAAGAGGGCGTATGCCTGCAATCACGCCGTCCGATGATCGAACTGGCGCCCGATGGGGAGCTGGTCGGAGTACGGTTTAACAACCGGTCACTGGCGGCGGTCACGGATGTGCCGTTTGAACAGATGGAAACCTATTATGCGGCTTATCGTCGTTTGGGTGAAATCATTGATGGCCCGGATATGGAAGTTACCTTTCGCCTGGAGCCGGGAGAGAGCTTCATCGTGGACAATACCCGGGTTCTGCATGCGCGCAAAGCCTATTCCGGAACAGGCACTCGCTGGTTCCAAGGCTGCTATGCCGACATGGACGGCTTGCGGTCCACCTACGCGTCATTGGCACAGCAAACCGGGATGGCGGCAGAATGA